AATACTGATTTTGCTTTTGCGGGGTTCCGTTCAGAACAATAGTCCCTCCATAAACTGTTATTGAATCAGCAGCATAACCTGTTTCGCAAATTGCAATTGGCTTGGTCAAGTGTGAAAATATTTTATCGAACATATCGATGGAATTGTATCGCACAAAAAACTTGTAAAATAAGGATAGAGTGAAACTCCACAGTAATCAGTAAAATTTGTTATATCATTGAGAACCTGCATCTGCTGAGAGTGATTTGGAGTTTGTGTAACCATCTACAAGATCCATTTCCGGTAAACGAAACAAATATTGGAAAGTCCCGGATCAGTATTTTTAACTGTTGATATACATACTTGTGTAAATCAAATATTTGTCCCACAATTCCGGTGCTTGAACCATTAAAAGATTTACTTCAATACCTATCACAAAATAATCGGGTTTAAAATAATCCATTATGCGAACACAATAATTGAAATAAGCCTGTTTGACATCAGGATGATTGAATGATATAGTATCCCATGGTGGAGGCAGTGGCAAATCACCTGTTTCAGCTTTGTAGGGCGCCAATCCATCCCTTAAAAATTTTATTGGAGTAACTGAAAGCAGAATTTATGTGAAGCAGGTGTCCGCGATAACCTGTATTGCCAATCGTTCATAATATTGATGTGAAAATCTGCACGCTCAAAGCTTCGGGCCATGGTATTCCGTCATCAAAATGATGAGATATAAGATCTGCGTCAGTAGCTAGTTTGTCATGCATAATCACTGCTGCACTACTGATATCGTAAGGAAAGGTGAAACCCCATCTCAAAAAGCTTCTTGTTGCCTGCGGAGGAGGATCGACAATAGGATTTTCTTCTTTAGTACAGCTTACCGATGAAAGAATAATTAAACCAAACCTAGTAAAATAATAGATACGTTTCATTCCACTGGTACTTAATTTTAGAATTTTGTTGAGTGATTTATGAATAACTCTTTTAGTATCGTTAAAAGGTTAACAAACTAGTACTATCATACTCGGTCATAGATAATAATAAGTGGAATCATCTAGAATTCTGAGATGGTAAAATAATATATTCTCTTCCTTTTTCTGTTTGACCTCTGAATACCCACGTTGGCAGATAATTAACTTCACTAATATAGATGGAATCTGTAAATATGTTTTTTGATATTTCCAGTTTTATGATAACACCCGCATCAGAATAACGCCACCTTTGATTTGAAATAAAATTTCCCATAGAATAAGCAGCAAATCCTGAATCAATTTTACTTTCAGTTTTAAAAATATCTACCGGTTGAATTACGTGCGGATGTCCGCCAATAATTATATCAGCTCCAAATGAAATAATTTTCTTCACAATATCTTTTTGGTAATCACTTGGTTCTCTATGTTTGTATTCGGACCATAATGCAAGTGAACAACAACTATATCCACTCCCTTTTCTGCTTTTGTAATATCGTTTCGGATTAATTCTTCATCAATCAGATTTATTATGAAATCTTTCCTTTAGGAATAAGGCAGACCGTTTGTGTTTTCACTATATGCAAAATTGCGAATGTAATCGAGTTTATTTTAAAATTTTTAATCGAATCTCTGTCTTCCTTGGATAAAAAGTTCCGGTTGAATGAATTTTATATTCATTCATTACCTCAATAGTTCTTTTAACTCCTTCCCAGCCCTGATCCAGTGCATAGTTATTTGCAGTAATGAGAAAATCAAATCCTGCATAACTGAAACTTATGTTAAAATCATCAGGTGCGTTAAAATATGGATAACCACTGTAGCCTTTATTTTTGCAAGCTACTACTGTTTCAAGATTTCCGACTGTTAAGTCTGCGGCGGAAAGATATTGTTTAACTTCTCTGTAAACACCTGTGAAATCGAAAGTATCGACTCCGACCTTTGCATAATTAGAATTGAGTTGAATGGCACATCAGATCACCAACGAAGCAAAGTGATGCAAGTGCTGTCGAATCTTTTTGGAAGTAAATTCAGCTTTATCCAGTTCATTGTGATTGAAAAAGAAATGCTGAAAAGTTACAGTTACACTAAAGCTATAATTGCTAATTTTTCATTTGTTAAGGTTGA
This region of bacterium genomic DNA includes:
- a CDS encoding CapA family protein gives rise to the protein MQLNSNYAKVGVDTFDFTGVYREVKQYLSAADLTVGNLETVVACKNKGYSGYPYFNAPDDFNISFSYAGFDFLITANNYALDQGWEGVKRTIEVMNEYKIHSTGTFYPRKTEIRLKILK
- a CDS encoding CapA family protein; protein product: MNPKRYYKSRKGSGYSCCSLALWSEYKHREPSDYQKDIVKKIISFGADIIIGGHPHVIQPVDIFKTESKIDSGFAAYSMGNFISNQRWRYSDAGVIIKLEISKNIFTDSIYISEVNYLPTWVFRGQTEKGREYIILPSQNSR